One stretch of Prunus persica cultivar Lovell chromosome G1, Prunus_persica_NCBIv2, whole genome shotgun sequence DNA includes these proteins:
- the LOC18789970 gene encoding uncharacterized protein LOC18789970: protein MQTMQSRVVPLEEGKDPGVTGRTNQTKALPIRLLQLFVLFVLFCITFSVISILTIRHFGINGVMTTVTSSFQPCYEEPSGLDRWIKPPSNLQHTMTDKELLWRASLMPRIKKYPFERVPKIAFMFLTRGPLPLAPLWERFLKGHEGRYSIYVHSLPSFQPHFHTSSVFYGRHIPSQVSEWGRMSMCDAERRLLANALLDISNEWFILVSESCIPLYNFSVIYHYLMKSKYSFIGAFDDPGPFGRGRYNNNMAPEVNITQWRKGSQWFEVNRKLAISIVEDTTFYQKFEKFCRPACYVDEHYFPTMLTIQAGNSLANRSITWVDWSRGGPHPATFGRADITEEFFKRMLEGHRCTYNDRNSSICFLFGRKFAPSAMEPLLHLAPKFLGF from the exons ATGCAAACCATGCAATCAAGGGTTGTGCCATTAGAGGAAGGCAAGGACCCCGGAGTTACTGGCAGGACAAACCAAACCAAGGCATTGCCGATAAGGCTACTTCAGTTGTTTGTGCTGTTTGTGCTTTTCTGTATTACTTTCTCAGTCATTAGCATATTGACGATTCGTCATTTTGGAATTAATGGGGTGATGACAACGGTCACGTCCTCTTTCCAGCCATGCTATGAGGAACCGAGTGGTTTGGACCGGTGGATTAAGCCGCCATCAAATCTTCAACACACTATGACTGATAAGGAATTATTGTGGAGGGCTTCTCTTATGCCTAGAATAAAGAAGTATCCTTTTGAGAGAGTTCCAAAGATTGCATTTATGTTCTTGACCAGGGGGCCGTTGCCGCTGGCACCCCTTTGGGAGAGGTTTCTGAAGGGACATGAAGGACGTTATTCAATCTACGTTCATTCACTGCCGTCATTTCAACCTCATTTTCACACTTCGTCCGTTTTTTATGGGAGACACATTCCTAGCCAG GTTTCTGAGTGGGGAAGAATGAGTATGTGTGATGCTGAGAGAAGGCTCCTTGCTAATGCATTGCTTGACATATCCAATGAATGGTTCATTCTTGTTTCCGAATCTTGCATTCCGCTCTATAACTTCAGTGTCATTTACCACTACTTAATGAAATCCAAGTACAGCTTCATCGGTGCATTTGACGACCCTGGGCCATTCGGGAGAGGACGCTATAATAATAACATGGCACCTGAAGTGAATATAACCCAGTGGCGCAAGGGCTCCCAATGGTTTGAAGTTAACCGGAAGCTTGCCATCAGCATTGTCGAAGATACGACATTTtaccaaaaatttgaaaagttcTGTAGACCCGCATGTTATGTTGATGAGCACTATTTCCCCACCATGCTAACCATTCAAGCAGGGAATTCCTTAGCAAACAGAAGCATCACTTGGGTGGATTGGTCAAGGGGTGGACCTCACCCAGCTACCTTTGGAAGAGCTGATATCACTGAGGAATTCTTCAAGAGAATGCTCGAGGGTCATCGCTGCACTTACAACGACCGGAACTCTTCAATCTGCTTTCTTTTTGGAAGAAAATTTGCTCCAAGTGCTATGGAACCCCTTCTGCATTTAGCACCAAAGTTTTTGGGCTTCTAA
- the LOC109947420 gene encoding uncharacterized protein LOC109947420, translating to MGKGLCSGEVIRLRGMKMMVIMLGVTVTLIRFGVLVEGDLFSKQKILEVERKLTQLRRPAVKTIQSEDGDIIDCIDIYKQPAFGHPALRNHTIQMAPTYDATKETKTMGKMDRWKKRNEEQSPTTVKQTWHKSGSCPQGTIPVRRIRKKELLRASSVKDHGRKKHSSTLSRHVSEFSDNKTVNLQRANHSKAILFTDGYRYNGAKGDIKVYNPAVELDDEYSTSQVCLINGAYYDFESVESGWAVNPSVYGDRQTRFFVYWTVDGSKKTGCFDLTCPGFVQTSHEIALGAAIYPISVPNGLPYQIIVYIYKDPVTSNWWVQYGEKINVGYWPPELFVALSYHATSAEWGGEVYSSRVGTTPHTKTDMGSGHFADSVWGTSGAIRRIRIHENSPGLKFPDIVTTLMDEFNCYNVRYLSDYVEDPEFYYGGPGRNYMCP from the exons ATGGGGAAAGGGTTGTGTAGTGGTGAAGTGATTAGATTAAGGGGGATGAAGATGATGGTAATTATGTTGGGAGTGACAGTGACTCTAATTAGATTTGGGGTGCTTGTAGAGGGTGATTTGTTCTCTAAACAAAAGATTTTGgaagttgaaagaaaattaacccAACTTAGAAGACCTGCAGTTAAAACCATTCAG AGTGAGGATGGTGATATCATTGATTGCATTGACATTTACAAGCAGCCAGCTTTTGGTCATCCTGCTCTCAGAAACCACACCATCCAG ATGGCACCTACATATGATGCAACAAAGGAGACAAAGACAATGGGAAAAATGGACAGATGGAAGAAGAGGAATGAAGAACAATCTCCCACTACAGTGAAGCAGACATGGCACAAAAGTGGAAGCTGTCCTCAGGGAACAATCCCGGTCCGAAGAATCCGGAAAAAGGAGCTTCTGAGAGCCAGCTCGGTTAAGGACCATGGAAGAAAGAAGCACAGTTCTACCCTGTCTCGTCATGTTTCAGAGTTCAGTGACAACAAAACTGTGAACCTTCAACGAGCAAACCACTCG AAGGCAATATTGTTTACAGATGGGTATAGATATAATGGAGCCAAAGGAGACATCAAAGTTTATAACCCTGCTGTTGAGCTTGATGATGAATATAGTACTTCTCAAGTTTGTCTCATAAATGGTGCTTATTATGACTTTGAGAGTGTTGAATCTGGATGGGcg GTAAATCCCAGCGTATACGGGGACAGACAGACTCGATTTTTCGTATACTGGACT GTTGATGGTTCAAAGAAAACTGGTTGCTTTGATCTCACTTGTCCTGGATTTGTTCAGACTAGCCATGAAATTGCTCTTGGTGCAGCCATCTATCCAATCTCTGTTCCTAATGGGCTTCCATATCAAATAATAGTCTACATCTACAAG GATCCGGTAACAAGCAATTGGTGGGTGCAATATGGGGAGAAAATTAACGTCGGTTATTGGCCGCCGGAGCTGTTTGTTGCACTGAGCTACCATGCAACGAGTGCTGAATGGGGAGGTGAAGTTTATAGCTCAAGAGTGGGAACAACTCCTCACACAAAAACAGATATGGGCAGTGGACACTTTGCTGATTCTGTTTGGGGGACTTCAGGCGCCATAAGAAGAATCCGAATACATGAGAATTCACCTGGGCTGAAATTCCCTGATATAGTTACTACTTTGATGGATGAGTTCAACTGTTATAATGTTAGGTATCTGTCAGATTATGTTGAAGATCCTGAGTTCTATTATGGAGGGCCTGGCAGAAATTATATGTGCCCTTAA
- the LOC18789159 gene encoding UPF0587 protein C1orf123, whose translation MVKFLLQIAADLENLTNLQPQEGCNDPNFSYLFKLKCERCGELSQRETCVSLNETVPLPSGKATVNLVQKCKFCGRDGTLTMMPGHGKPLTQQMCEERKFSPLMMFECRGYEPVDYVFASGWKVESVEGTKFDHVDLSGGDFVEYDEKGECPVMVSNLRASFVVK comes from the exons ATGGTGAAATTTTTACTTCAGATCGCTGCGGACCTCGAGAACCTGACGAACCTTCAGCCCCAGGAAGGCTGCAACGACCCCAACTTTTCCTATCTCTTCAAG TTGAAATGTGAGAGGTGTGGAGAGCTGAGCCAGAGGGAAACTTGTGTGAGCTTGAACGAGACTGTTCCTCTTCCATCGGGCAAGGCAACCGTTAATCTCGTTCAGAAG TGCAAGTTTTGTGGAAGGGATGGAACTCTGACAATGATGCCAGGTCATGGTAAACCACTGACCCAGCAAATGTGTGAAGAAAGGAAATTTTCCCCCTTGATGATGTTTGAGTGCAGGGGTTATGAGCCTGTGGACTATGTATTTGCTAGTGGGTGGAAGGTTGAATCT GTGGAAGGGACAAAATTTGACCATGTTGACTTGTCGGGAGGGGACTTTGTTGAATATGATGAGAAGGGAGAGTGCCCAGTTATGGTTTCCAACCTCCGTGCCAGTTTTGTGGTGAAGTAG
- the LOC18793602 gene encoding uncharacterized protein LOC18793602, with product MMVIMVGVTVTLIRCGVLVEGNVFSKQKILEVERKLTQLRRPAVKTIQSEDGDIIDCIDIYKQPAFDHPALRNHTIQMAPTYDLTKETKTMTKMDRLKKRSEQSSVTAKQTWKKSGSCPQGTIPVRRTRKKDLLRASSVKDYGRKKHSTLSRHVAEPSDNKSVYLLRANHSKAILLTEGYSYTGAKGDIKVCAPSVELDDEYTTSQVCLINGPSFAFESVESGWAVNPSVYGDRNTRFFLYWTADGSKKTGCFDLTCPGFVQTSHEIALGAAIYPISAPDGLPYEIIVYIFKDPVTSNWWVQYGERINIGYWPPELFFALSYHATGVEWGGEVYSSRVGTTPHTKTDMGNGRFASTAGFSGVITRMRIHDNSPALKIPEWAETYMDEFNCYDAIYVEDYVEDPEFYYGGPGRNYKCP from the exons ATGATGGTAATTATGGTGGGAGTGACAGTGACTCTAATTAGATGTGGGGTGCTTGTGGAGGGCAATGTGTTCTCTAAACAGAAGATTCTGgaagttgaaagaaaattaacccAACTTAGAAGGCCTGCAGTTAAAACCATTCAG AGTGAGGATGGTGATATCATTGATTGCATTGACATTTACAAGCAGCCAGCTTTTGACCATCCTGCTCTCAGAAACCACACCATCCAG ATGGCACCAACATATGATCTGACGAAGGAGACAAAGACAATGACAAAAATGGATAGATTGAAGAAAAGGAGTGAACAATCTTCCGTGACAGCAAAGCAAACATGGAAGAAAAGTGGAAGCTGTCCTCAAGGAACGATCCCAGTCCGAAGAACTCGAAAAAAGGACCTGCTTAGAGCTAGCTCAGTTAAGGACTATGGAAGAAAGAAGCACAGTACCCTGTCTCGTCATGTTGCAGAGCCTAGTGACAACAAATCTGTCTACCTTCTACGAGCAAACCACTCG AAGGCAATATTGCTTACAGAAGGGTACAGTTATACTGGAGCCAAAGGAGACATAAAAGTTTGTGCCCCTTCTGTTGAGCTTGATGATGAATATACTACTTCTCAAGTTTGTCTCATAAACGGTCCAAGTTTTGCCTTTGAGAGTGTTGAATCTGGATGGGCG GTAAATCCAAGCGTCTATGGGGACAGAAATACTCGATTTTTCTTATACTGGACT GCTGATGGTTCAAAGAAAACTGGTTGCTTTGATCTTACCTGTCCTGGATTTGTTCAGACTAGCCATGAAATTGCTCTTGGTGCAGCAATTTATCCAATCTCTGCTCCTGATGGGCTTCCATATGAGATAATTGTCTACATCTTCAAG GATCCAGTAACAAGCAATTGGTGGGTGCAATACGGGGAGAGAATTAACATCGGTTATTGGCCTCCGGAGCTGTTTTTTGCATTGAGCTATCATGCAACAGGTGTTGAATGGGGAGGTGAAGTCTATAGCTCAAGAGTTGGAACTACTCCCCACACAAAAACAGATATGGGGAATGGACGCTTTGCTAGTACTGCGGGATTTTCAGGTGTCATAACAAGAATGAGAATACATGACAATTCACCTGCACTGAAAATCCCTGAATGGGCTGAGACTTACATGGACGAGTTCAATTGCTATGATGCTATCTATGTTGAAGACTACGTTGAAGATCCTGAGTTCTATTATGGAGGGCCTGGTAGAAATTATAAGTGCCCTTAA
- the LOC18788755 gene encoding uncharacterized protein LOC18788755 isoform X2 translates to MERDCLRHTHTKDTHNPNTRDKTGGDASASLLLRASPDAIRHATTSSDFVLQWGNRKRLRCMKIQVKDKGKDDSDAPVTRTTVRVDRRVVRPDKDPANQPSTAGNSNQTNGYLNLRQRPLSPQQPPLQRVLRNSETTTSAMRGQSNGGLRGIVSPDNRGGAHDKKGNHHHHNHHHHNNENNNTKSAASSDTAHDSKKGGGGSSSGSGEAALAPPMVWPPKFVIALTNKEKEEDFMAIKGSKLPQRPKKRAKFIQRTLNLVSPGAWLCDLTLERYEVREKKISKKNE, encoded by the exons ATGGAAAGGGACTGTCTTAGGCACACCCATACTAAAGACACCCACAATCCCAACACTCGAGACAAAACCGGAGGGGACGCCTCAGCCTCTCTGCTGTTGAGAGCGAGCCCCGATGCCATACGACACGCAACGACGTCGTCCGATTTCGTTTTGCAGTGGGGGAACCGCAAGCGCCTCAGGTGTATGAAGATCCAGGTCAAAGACAAGGGCAAAGACGACTCCGACGCCCCGGTTACCCGAACCACAGTCCGGGTCGACCGCCGGGTCGTCCGACCTGATAAGGACCCGGCCAATCAGCCTTCCACGGCCGGTAACTCTAATCAGACGAATGGGTATTTGAATCTCCGTCAACGGCCGTTATCTCCGCAGCAGCCGCCACTTCAGCGTGTTCTCAG AAACTCAGAGACCACAACAAGTGCCATGAGAGGCCAGAGCAACGGAGGCTTGAGGGGAATTGTTTCACCCGACAACAGAGGGGGTGCGCACGATAAGAAAGgcaaccaccaccatcacaaccaccaccaccataaTAATGAGAATAACAACACCAAGTCTGCAGCTTCTTCGGACACGGCGCACGATAGTAAAAAGGGGGGAGGTGGGTCTTCATCGGGAAGCGGCGAAGCAGCGTTGGCGCCACCGATGGTCTGGCCGCCGAAGTTCGTGATTGCTTTGACcaacaaagagaaagaagaggacTTCATGGCAATCAAAGGGTCAAAATTGCCTCAGAGACCCAAGAAGAGAGCAAAGTTCATTCAACGCACCCTCAAT cTGGTAAGCCCAGGAGCATGGCTCTGTGATCTGACCCTAGAACGGTACGAGGTCAGAGAGAAGAAGATTTCCAAGaag AATGAAtag
- the LOC18790036 gene encoding uncharacterized protein LOC18790036: MVIMLGATVTLIRCGVLVEGKLFSKQKILEAERQLNQLRRPAVKTIQSEDGDIIDCIDIYKQPAFDHPALRNHTIQMAPTYDTTKETKTMKKMDRWKKRNEEQSPITVKQTWHKSGSCPQGTIPKAILFTEGYRYNGAKGDIKVYNPSVELDDEYSTSQVCLINGAYYDFESVESGWAVNPSVYGDRQTRFFVYWTVDGSQKTGCFDLTCPGFVQTSHEIALGAAIHPISVPHGLPYQIIVYIYKDPVTSNWWVQYGERINIGYWPPELFVLLSYHATSVEWGGEVYSSRVGTTPHTRTDMGSGHFAESSVWGTSGVIKRIRVHENSPGLKFPDIVNTLMDEFNCYDVKYLSDYVEDPEFYYGGPGRNYMCP; encoded by the exons ATGGTAATTATGTTGGGAGCAACTGTGACTCTTATTAGATGTGGGGTGCTTGTGGAGGGTAAGTTGTTCTCTAAACAGAAGATTTTGGAAGCCGAAAGACAATTAAACCAACTTAGAAGGCCTGCAGTTAAAACCATTCAG AGTGAAGATGGTGATATCATTGATTGCATTGACATCTACAAGCAGCCAGCTTTTGATCATCCTGCTCTCAGAAACCACACCATCCAG ATGGCACCAACATATGATACAACCAAGGAGACAAagacaatgaaaaaaatggaCAGATGGAAGAAGAGGAATGAAGAACAATCTCCCATTACCGTGAAGCAAACATGGCACAAAAGTGGAAGCTGTCCTCAGGGAACAATCCCG AAGGCAATATTGTTTACAGAAGGGTACAGATATAATGGAGCCAAAGGAGACATCAAAGTTTATAACCCATCTGTCGAGCTTGATGATGAATATAGTACTTCTCAAGTTTGTCTCATAAATGGTGCTTATTATGACTTTGAGAGTGTTGAATCTGGATGGgcg GTAAATCCCAGTGTATACGGGGACAGACAGACTCGATTTTTCGTGTATTGGACT GTTGATGGCTCACAGAAAACTGGTTGCTTTGATCTCACTTGTCCTGGATTTGTTCAGACTAGCCATGAAATTGCTCTTGGTGCAGCAATCCATCCAATCTCTGTTCCTCATGGGCTTCCATATCAAATAATAGTCTACATCTACAAG GATCCAGTAACAAGCAACTGGTGGGTGCAATATGGGGAGAGAATTAACATCGGTTACTGGCCGCCGGAGCTGTTTGTTTTATTGAGCTACCATGCAACAAGTGTTGAATGGGGAGGTGAAGTTTATAGCTCAAGAGTGGGAACTACGCCTCACACAAGAACAGATATGGGCAGTGGACACTTTGCTGAGTCATCAGTTTGGGGGACTTCAGGCGTCATAAAAAGAATTCGAGTACATGAGAATTCACCTGGGCTGAAATTCCCTGATATAGTTAATACTTTGATGGATGAGTTCAACTGTTATGATGTCAAGTATCTTTCGGATTATGTTGAAGATCCTGAGTTCTATTATGGAGGGCCTGGTAGAAATTATATGTGCCCTTAA
- the LOC18790384 gene encoding uncharacterized protein LOC18790384, whose amino-acid sequence MGKKRALMFSLALGLFVFCVSAAEHHHVKAKTKRISLEVHKKLKLLNKRGVKTIKSEDGDIIDCVDIYKQPAFDHPALRNHKIQMRPSNHVQNDHNSSQLVSQIWQRSGSCPDGTIPIRRIRKQDLLRATSLENFGKKMPVHSSYSPTDDKGTVYINSTRVELGPQVNRSAAILLTTGYNYIGAQGDINIWTPRVESPDEFTTAQIWLKNGPGEAFESVESGWVVNPKVYGNGATRLFVYWTKDSYKSSGCFDLTCPGFVQTNKDIALGMVLGPVSSKMGPQYQTTFSITKEPSTGNWWVRIGQNVPVGYFPGELFYYLTRGAATLVEWGGEVFSSKVKQNHPHTATGMGSGDFASGKLGNACYVKQVRIIDYSKQLKYPEWVGTYSDEEYCYSALNYALSLAQEPVFYFGGPGRNPPYCP is encoded by the exons ATGGGGAAGAAGAGGGCTTTAATGTTCTCGTTAGCATTGggattgtttgttttttgtgttagTGCAGCAGAACATCACCATGTGAAGGCTAAAACTAAACGAATTTCTTTGGAAGTTCATAAGAAGTTGAAGCTTTTGAATAAGCGTGGCGTGAAGACTATCAAG AGTGAGGATGGAGATATCATTGACTGTGTTGACATCTACAAACAGCCTGCTTTTGATCATCCGGCATTGCGCAACCACAAAATTCAG ATGAGACCCAGTAATCATGTACAAAATGATCATAATTCTTCTCAGCTGGTATCTCAAATTTGGCAAAGGAGCGGAAGCTGTCCAGACGGAACCATTCCCATTCGGAGAATTCGAAAGCAAGATTTATTGAGAGCTACTTCACTTGAAAACTTTGGGAAGAAAATGCCAGTGCATTCTTCCTACTCCCCCACAGATGACAAGGGCACTGTGTACATCAACAGCACCCGAGTCGAACTCGGGCCTCAAGTCAATCGTTCA GCTGCTATCCTGTTAACTACTGGATACAATTACATAGGTGCTCAAGGAGATATAAATATTTGGACTCCAAGAGTTGAATCACCAGATGAGTTCACTACTGCTCAAATCTGGCTTAAGAATGGACCTGGAGAGGCTTTTGAAAGTGTAGAATCAGGCTGGGTG GTAAACCCAAAGGTATATGGTAATGGAGCAACTCGACTTTTTGTATATTGGACT AAGGACTCATACAAATCATCAGGCTGCTTTGATCTCACCTGCCCAGGATTTGTGCAAACCAACAAAGACATAGCCCTTGGTATGGTCCTTGGACCTGTATCATCTAAAATGGGACCCCAATATCAAACCACCTTCAGCATCACCAAG GAACCAAGCACAGGAAATTGGTGGGTGCGTATTGGCCAAAACGTTCCTGTGGGATATTTTCCTGGAGAGCTCTTCTATTATTTGACACGCGGTGCTGCAACATTAGTTGAATGGGGAGGAGAAGTGTTTAGCTCCAAGGTGAAGCAAAATCATCCACACACTGCAACAGGGATGGGAAGTGGAGATTTTGCATCGGGCAAATTGGGCAATGCATGCTATGTGAAGCAAGTTAGGATTATAGATTATTCAAAGCAATTGAAGTACCCAGAATGGGTAGGCACTTATTCAGATGAAGAGTATTGCTACTCTGCATTGAACTACGCTCTGTCACTTGCTCAAGAACCTGTGTTCTACTTCGGCGGACCGGGTCGAAATCCTCCTTATTGTCCCTAA
- the LOC18788755 gene encoding uncharacterized protein LOC18788755 isoform X1, with protein sequence MERDCLRHTHTKDTHNPNTRDKTGGDASASLLLRASPDAIRHATTSSDFVLQWGNRKRLRCMKIQVKDKGKDDSDAPVTRTTVRVDRRVVRPDKDPANQPSTAGNSNQTNGYLNLRQRPLSPQQPPLQRVLRNSETTTSAMRGQSNGGLRGIVSPDNRGGAHDKKGNHHHHNHHHHNNENNNTKSAASSDTAHDSKKGGGGSSSGSGEAALAPPMVWPPKFVIALTNKEKEEDFMAIKGSKLPQRPKKRAKFIQRTLNLVSPGAWLCDLTLERYEVREKKISKKRPRGLKAMGNVESDSE encoded by the exons ATGGAAAGGGACTGTCTTAGGCACACCCATACTAAAGACACCCACAATCCCAACACTCGAGACAAAACCGGAGGGGACGCCTCAGCCTCTCTGCTGTTGAGAGCGAGCCCCGATGCCATACGACACGCAACGACGTCGTCCGATTTCGTTTTGCAGTGGGGGAACCGCAAGCGCCTCAGGTGTATGAAGATCCAGGTCAAAGACAAGGGCAAAGACGACTCCGACGCCCCGGTTACCCGAACCACAGTCCGGGTCGACCGCCGGGTCGTCCGACCTGATAAGGACCCGGCCAATCAGCCTTCCACGGCCGGTAACTCTAATCAGACGAATGGGTATTTGAATCTCCGTCAACGGCCGTTATCTCCGCAGCAGCCGCCACTTCAGCGTGTTCTCAG AAACTCAGAGACCACAACAAGTGCCATGAGAGGCCAGAGCAACGGAGGCTTGAGGGGAATTGTTTCACCCGACAACAGAGGGGGTGCGCACGATAAGAAAGgcaaccaccaccatcacaaccaccaccaccataaTAATGAGAATAACAACACCAAGTCTGCAGCTTCTTCGGACACGGCGCACGATAGTAAAAAGGGGGGAGGTGGGTCTTCATCGGGAAGCGGCGAAGCAGCGTTGGCGCCACCGATGGTCTGGCCGCCGAAGTTCGTGATTGCTTTGACcaacaaagagaaagaagaggacTTCATGGCAATCAAAGGGTCAAAATTGCCTCAGAGACCCAAGAAGAGAGCAAAGTTCATTCAACGCACCCTCAAT cTGGTAAGCCCAGGAGCATGGCTCTGTGATCTGACCCTAGAACGGTACGAGGTCAGAGAGAAGAAGATTTCCAAGaag AGACCAAGAGGGCTAAAGGCGATGGGCAACGTGGAGTCTGACTCTGAATAG
- the LOC18791503 gene encoding vacuolar-processing enzyme: MTRLASAVVLLFLVSLSSFAAGSRDLIGDVLRLPSEASRFFGRGDDGPDEQDDGTVGTRWAVLIAGSNGYWNYRHQADICHAYQLLKKGGLKDENIVVFMYDDIAYNEENPRPGVIINSPHGDDVYKGVPKDYTGDDVTVNNFFAAILGNKTALTGGTGKVVDSGPNDHIFIYYSDHGGPGVLGMPTSPYIYANDLIEVLKKKHAAGTYKSLVFYLEACESGSIFEGLLPEGLNIFATTASNAEESSWGTYCPGEYPSPPPEYETCLGDLYSVAWMEDSDIHNLRSETLHQQYELVKTRTANDNSGFGSHVMQYGDVGLSKENLFVYMGTNPANDNYTFLGENSLRPSTKAVNQRDADLVHFWHKYRKAPEGSPRKIQAQKDFVEAMSHRMHMDQTMKLIGKLLFGIKKGPEVLNTVRPAGQPLVDDWDCLKTMVRSFETYCGSLSQYGMKHMRSLANICNAGMTKEQMTEASAQACTSVPSSRWSSLHRGFSA, translated from the exons ATGACTCGGTTGGCTAGCGCCGTCGTCCTGTTGTTCCTTGTCTCCCTCTCCAGTTTCGCTGCCGGTAGCCGGGACCTGATCGGAGACGTTTTACGGTTACCTTCTGAAGCTTCTAGATTCTTCGGCAGAGGCGATGACGGCCCTGATGAGCAAGACGACGGCACCGTGGGGACCAGATGGGCTGTTTTGATCGCTGGCTCAAATGGATACTGGAATTACAGGCATCAG GCTGATATTTGCCATGCTTATCAACTACTGAAGAAAGGTGGGCTGAAAGATGAAAACATTGTTGTATTCATGTATGATGATATCGCTTATAACGAAGAGAACCCTAGGCCCGGAGTCATCATTAACAGCCCACATGGTGATGACGTTTACAAAGGAGTCCCAAAG GATTACACCGGCGATGATGTTactgttaacaatttttttgctGCTATCCTTGGAAATAAAACTGCTCTTACAGGGGGTACTGGGAAGGTTGTGGACAGCGGTCCAAACGATCATATTTTCATTTACTATTCTGATCATGGTGGTCCTGGAGTTCTCG GGATGCCTACCAGTCCATATATTTATGCTAACGATCTAATAGAAGTCCTGAAGAAGAAGCACGCAGCAGGAACCTATAAAAGCTTG GTATTTTATCTTGAAGCTTGTGAATCCGGAAGTATCTTTGAGGGACTTCTTCCTGAAGGTTTGAATATCTTTGCAACTACGGCATCAAATGCAGAAGAGAGCAGTTGGGGGACTTACTGTCCAGGAGAGTATCCTAGTCCTCCCCCGGAGTATGAAACCTGCTTGGGTGACCTGTATAGCGTTGCTTGGATGGAAGACAG TGACATACACAACTTGAGGTCGGAAACTTTGCACCAACAGTATGAGCTG GTTAAAACGAGGACAGCAAATGACAATTCTGGCTTTGGTTCTCATGTCATGCAATATGGCGATGTAGGGCTCAGCAAGGAAAACCTCTTTGTGTATATGGGGACAAATCCTGCAAATGATAACTACACTTTTCTGGGCGAGAACTCCTTGAGGCCATCTACAAAAGCTGTCAACCAGCGGGATGCTGATCTTGTCCATTTCTGGCATAAG TACCGCAAAGCTCCTGAAGGCTCACCAAGGAAAATTCAAGCTCAAAAGGATTTTGTTGAAGCAATGTCTCATAGAATGCATATGGATCAAACCATGAAACTTATCGGGAAACTCCTGTTTGGAATCAAGAAAGGTCCAGAAGTGCTCAACACTGTTCGACCTGCTGGGCAGCCACTTGTTGATGACTGGGACTGCCTTAAGACAATG GTGAGGAGTTTTGAGACATATTGTGGATCCCTATCTCAATACGGGATGAAACACATGCGGTCCCTGGCAAACATCTGCAACGCCGGAATGACAAAGGAGCAGATGACCGAGGCTTCAGCACAAGCCTGCACGAGCGTTCCTTCTAGCCGTTGGAGCTCCCTGCACCGGGGGTTCAGCGCATGa